The Deinococcus budaensis genome contains the following window.
GCGGCCGTCCAGGGTGAAACTGGGTGTGCCGGGACGGTAGGCCACGCTGCCCGCCGCCGAGAGCCGGACCTCGCCGCGCCCCAGCAGCACGACCAGCGCGGCGCGCTCGGGGCCGCTGCTCTCGACCTGCACCTCGCCGGTGGCGGTCGAGCGCACCCGGCCGCGCTCGTCGAGCAGCTGCGCCTGCACCGTGTAGCGCCCCGGGCGGTAGTACGTGTGGGCTGTGGCGGCGCCCTGGCCCTCGCGGCCGTCTCCGAAGCTCCACACCACGCGGTACTCGGCCGGAGCCTGCGCCCGGAAGGTGACGGTCAGCGGCGCCCGGCGCGTCTCGTTCATCGAGAAGTTCACCTGAAAGTTCACGGGCTGCGCCGCACACGCCCCCAGCACCGCCCCGCCCGCCAGCAGGCTCGCCCGCATCCATCCCCCGGTCCTCACCGGGGTAGCCTAGAGCATTTGCCCCAGGGAAGTCCCCGGGTTTGCTGGCCCAGCGGCCGGGGCCTTGCGCCCTGTCCCAGGTTCCGGTGGGTCAGGTCCGTCGCCGGTTTCGCCCAGCCTGGCCCGCTTCCCGGCGCGTCCCCCGCGCGGCTCAATGCACGTCGGCGGCGCCCGCCAGCAGTTCGGCCAGCTGCTCCTTGGCGCGGAAGACCCGGCTCTTGGCCGTTCCCACCGCCACGCCCTGAATGCGGGCGATCTCGTCGTAGGGGAGGTCCTCGACGAATCTCAGCACGACCGCCTCGCGGTAGTCCCCGGGCAGCTGCATCAGTGCGCGCTGCACGCGGTCCTGGGCGTCGGCGCTCTCGGCGGCCTGCACGGGCGAGCGCGCCGCACTGGTGACCTCGAAGCCCACGTCCTCGCGCGCCTCTTCCAGGCTGAAGCGCTGAAGCTGCTTGCGGCGGTGAGACTCGATCTGGGTGTTGCGGGCCACCTGATACAGCCACGGCAACACCCGCTCGCCGGGCCGGAAGGTGCGGATGCTGCGCCAGGCGCGGTAAAAGACCTCCTGCGTGAGGTCCAGGGCGTCCTCGGCGTTGCCCTCCAGCCGGTAGAGGTAGGCGTACATGCGCGCCTCGTGGGCGCTGACAAAGGCGTGCCAGGCCGCTTCCTCACCACTGGTCAGGCGGGCGAGCGTCTCGGGCGTGAGGATGTCCGGCTCGGGGGTCACGTCCCTCCCACCATACCCCGCCGCCTGCAAGAGGCGCGTCAGCCTTTTGGCAGTAGCATCCCCTTCCCTTGCTCCCTGACACGCTCTCCACCGCCCCCGTCAGTGAAGCCCTGCGCCCCCTGCTGCCCGACCTGAGCGTGGGCGCCGTGCTAGGCTTTGCCACCGGCTACGCGCTGAAAAGGCTGGGCCGCCTGGCCCTGCTGGCGCTGGGGCTGCTGTTCCTGACCCTGCAACTGCTGGTCTCCTTCGACCTGGTCACCGTGAACTGGCCGCGCGTGCAGGCCCTGGCCGACCCCCTGCTGCGCCAGGGCGGCGAGCTGGGCACCGACTGGCTGGCCCGCGTCCTGACCGCCCGGCTGCCCTTCGCGGGGGCCTTCACGGCGGGGCTGCTGCTGGGCCTGCGGGTGCGCGGGTAGGCAGGCGGGGGCGCCCGGCGGGTTACAGGTACGCCAGCGCCCAGTCGGCCTGCCCGTGGTCCTGCCCGGCGCGCAGCAGCGCCAGCCCGTCGGGGGCGGGGTCGCGGTGGTGGGGAAGTCCAGAGGCCAGCGCCTCGAACTCCTCCAGCGGCAGCTTGCGGGGCGGGTGGACCACCCCAGCCACCACCCCGCCGCGCACCTCGTAGACCGCGCCGTACACGTTGCCGCGCCGGGCGTCGAGCGAGACGGCGACCCGGCCTTCCGGCCCAGGTCCGTCCACCCCGCGCACCAGCGCCTCCAGGGTGGCTACGCCGCGCACGGGCGCCCCCCACACCCGCCCCAGCCCCAGCGCGTAGCTCGCGCCCACCCGCACGCCGGTATAGGACCCCGGCCCGGTGCCGATCACCAGCGCGTCGGCGCGGAAAGGCAGTCCGGCGCGGCCAAACAGCGCGCCGGTCTCGTCGGCCAGGCGCTCGGCGTGGGCGCGGCCCACCTCCTGCGAGAGGGTGAGGGCGCCGCCGGGCCAGCTCAGCGCCAGGGTCAGGAAGGGGGTGGCGGTGTCCAGAGCGAGGGTGACGGGGGCGGCGGGAGCGGACATGGCGGGCATTGTAGGGTGGCCCGGTGGGGGCGCTGTCACCAGGCCAGGGACGTGAGGGCGGGGCGCGGGATTCGGGGCGCGGCGGCGCGGTGGTATGGTGGGCGCACCATGACCAACACCGCCAACGTCGCCAAGGGCCTGGAAGGCGTCCTCTTCACCGAGAGCAAGCTGACGTTCATCAACGGGTCCGAGGGCATCCTGACCCACCTGGGCATCCCGATTCAGGAGTGGGCCGAGAACAGCACCTTCGAGGAACTCTCGCTCGCGCTGCTGGACGGCAAACTGCCCGGCGCCGCCGAGCTGGCCGCCTTCGACGCCGAACTCAAGGCCAACCGCGCGGTCCCGCAGGCGCTGCTGGACGTGATCGCGGCCATGCCCCGGGGCGTGCACCCCATGCAGGCGCTGCGCACGGCCGTCTCTTACCTGGGCCTGCTCGACCCCCAGGCCGAGGAGACCAGCGAGGCGGCCCGCCGCGCGATCTCGGTGCGCCTGATCGCGCAGTTCTCCACCGTGATCGCCGCGGTCAGCCGCGCCCAGGACGGCCAGGCCGCGGTCGCGCCGCGCATGGACCTGACCCACGCCGGGAACTTCCTGTACATGCTGACCGGCAAGGAGCCGTCCCCCGAGCAGGCCCGGCTTTTTGACATCGCGCTGGTGCTGCACGCCGACCACGGCATGAACGCCTCGACCTTCACGGCCATCGCCACGGCGAGCACCCTCAGCGACATGTACTCCTGCGTGACCTCGGCGGTGGGCGCCCTCAAAGGCCCCCTGCACGGCGGCGCCAACGAGGCCGTGATGGACATGCTCGACGAGGTCGGCACCCCCGAGAAGGCCGAGGCCTACATCACCGACAAGCTCGACCGCAAGGAAAAGATCATGGGCGTGGGCCACCGCGTCTACAAGTACTTCGATCCGCGCTCGCGGGTGCTGCGCGACTACGCCGAGCACGTCGCCAGCAAGGAAGGCAAGAGCACCTACTACCAGATTCTCGAAACCATCGAGAAGATCGTGGTCGAGCGCATGGGCGCCAAGGGCATCTACCCCAACGTGGACTTCTACTCGGGCACGGTGTATTCCGACCTGGGCATCCGCAAGGAATATTTCACGCCGATCTTTGCGCTGGCCCGCATCAGCGGCTGGTGCGCCAGCGTGATCGAGTACACCCGCGACAACCGCCTGCTGCGCCCCGACGCCGTGTACACGGGCGAGCGCGACCAGACGTACGTCCCGCTGCAAGACCGCGCGTAAGCCGGGAGCGCCCCGGCGAGGAGGCCAGAGCATTGCACGCTCTGGCCTCCTCGCTGCCCGCCTCTCTCAGGCGTGCAGCGGCTCGACCACCCAGGGGCCGTAGTGGTTGACAAAGCGGGCCTGACTGTCGCGGAAGGCCTGCGCGATCTGGGCCACCGTGCCCGGCTGGCCGCTCACGTCCACGCTCAGGACGATCTCGCCGCGCGCCAACGCCCGGGCATACTGCTCGACGTGGCCGCGCTCGTCGGTCATGCCCTGCATCATGCGCAGGAAGCGCCCCCACAGGCCGTGGTGGGCACCGTCCTCGTCGAGGGCGCGCTGGCCGCCTTCGCCCACGATCATCTGCACGTCCTGGTCGCCCAGGCCCAGCGCGAGCAGCCGCGCCGTGCACTGCTGCACGTCCTCCAGCGCGCCGAAAATGCCGTAGACGCGGCCCCGGCTAAAGAGCGTGAAATGCGCGGCGCCGGGCCGCGCGGCGGGACGGGAACGGGTGGGCATGGGCGCCTCCTGAGGCTGGGCCGGAGCGCGGCACACCTCCGCCCCGGACTGGGAAGGGCGGGCGGCGGAACGCGGCGCGGGCGAGGTGCAGCTTGGAGGTTGACTCCCAGGGTACTCCGGCTTTCCCCGCCGCTGCTGGGAGCCGGGACACAAGTCGGCCCCGCCTGGACGCTGGCTCCCCCCGCCGCTTGCGCAGCGCGGAGGCCGGTGCATCCGGCCCGGGAGGCCAGAGGAACAGACCCCCGGCGCGGCGCCAGAGGTCCTGGGGGCGGTGCGCTTTGCGGGTGGGGTGGCCTGTCATGGGGCCGGGCTGAGCTGGCTCAGGCGCTCAGGCCCTTGCCGCCGTGCAGGGTGCGCTCGACGGCTTCGGTCACCTCGGCCTCGAAGCGGCGCAGGTGCTCGCGCAGCCGCTCCAGTTCCTCGGCGCCGAGGTCGCGCAGCCACAGCACCGCGCGGCCCAGCACGGCAAAGGTCAGTGGCGCGTCCTCCCCCAGGTCCTCGTCGTCCACGGGGTCGAGGTTGAGGGTGCCGTAGTCGAGGCCCTGGTTGAGCAGGTTCATGCCCATCAGGATGTCGGGCAGGGCGTCTTCCTCGACGTACAGGTCGAGGTCGAGATGCAGGCGGACGATCACGCCGCCGCGGTGATCGGCGTCGGCGAACAGCGCCACCCGGCTGTCGCCGTCGCGGACGAGCGCCCCGTCCTCGACCGCCTCGACGCTGAGGCCGCTGGCCTCCAGGGCGCGCATGATGCGCTGCAACTCGTTTCGCGGGGCCGTCATGGGGGGGAGTATAGACCGGGGGCCGGGCCGCGAATCGGCGGCGCGGCGCCAATCTCCCGACGCCGCTGCGCTACCCGTGGTACACCCAGGCCCCCTCCTGCCAGGTGCGCGCGAGCTGCCCCAGCAGGCGCAGGTGCTCGGCGTGCGCCAGCGTCTCGGCCAGGGCGAAGCGCCGCCCGGCGGTGTTCAGGTCGCGCGGAAACATGGCGAGGCTCAGGGCGTAGGCGCTGCGGGCTTCTCGGCCCGCCTCGGCGCGCACGAAGTCCAGCCGCTCGTGGTGGTGGCCCCGCAGCTCGCGCGCGCGCGCCTGCACGCCCGTCATCAGGGGACCGTGGTGGCCGACCACCGCCCGCGCCGGATTGAGCGCTTCGAGCTTGCCCAGGGTCTGGAGGTAGTCGCCCAGCGGATCGGGCCGGGTGTAGGCGTACAGGCCGATGTTGGGGCTGATACGTGGCAAGATCGCGTCCCCGGCGATCAGCAGGCTTTCTTCTGCATTCCAGAGGCCCAGGTGCCCGTCGGCGTGGCCGGGAAGCCACAGCACCTCCCACTCGCCCCCCGCCAGCGGGACGAGCTGGCCCTCGCGCAGCGGCTGCACGCGCGCGGCAGGCTGCACGCGGTCGCGGGTGCGGCGGCTGTCGTGCTCCAGCGTCGCGAGCAGTTCGGGCGGCAGGCCGTGGTCCTGCATATGCTTGACATGTCCCGGCAGCCAGTCTTCCCAGAGGTGCCAGTAGCGCTCGCCGCGCCCGATCTCCACGTCGAGCAGCTGCACCGCCGCCCCGCTGCGCTCCTCGACCAGCCCCGCCAGCCCGTAGTGGTCGGGATGGTGGTGGGTGATGATCACCCGCTCCACGTCCGGCCAGTGCAGGCCCAGTTCGGCCAGACCGCCCTCGATGGCGCCCCTGGCCTCGGGGGTGTCGAGGGCCGTGTCGATCAGCGTCACCGGGCCGGCGGTGTCGATCAGGACCGTGACGGTCTTCATGGGGTAGGGAATCGGGACCTGGAGGGCGTGCAGCGTCCCGTGGACGCGGGTCAGGGCGGAGACCGTCATGCGGCGAGGCTACCACCGCCGGGCGGCCCCGCCGGGCCGGGAAGCCTCAGGGCTGGAGGGTGACCGGCTCGACCTCGAACGTCCCGCTTCTCACCCGCAGCCACGCGCAGGCCACCGGCAGCCGGAAGCGCCGGGGTCCTGCCGAGCCGGGGTTGAGGAACGTCACGCCGCCGCGCTGCTCCAGCCCTGGCTGATGCGTGTGGCCCGAGACGACCAGGCTCACTCCCGCCACCTGCGGCGAGAGGTCGAGGTCTTGCAGGTCGTGCAGCAGGTACACCCACACGCCGCCGAGGTCGAGCAGCAGCGTTGTGGGCAGCCGGGAAAGCGGCGGCGTGCGGTCCACGTTGCCGCGCACGGCGTGGACCGGGCCGGGGGTGGCCTCCCGCAGCGCTTCCAGCACCGCCTCTTTGCCCACGTCGCCGGCGTGCAGCACGGCGCCTGCCTGCCGCGCCAGCCCCAGCACCTCGGGGCGCAGCAGACCGTGGGTGTCCGAGAGAAGCAGCACCTGCATGCGCCGAGTCTAAGGGGAAGGCACGGCAAACGCGCCCCCACTCGGGAGGGCGCGCTCGGCAGGCTGGAGTTACAGGCGGCTCTGGATGGCGCGCAGGCTGGCGCTGTCGGCCCAGCTCAGGCCCTTGTCCACGTAGGTGCGGGCGGCGGCGCGGTCACCGCGCTGGAGGGCCAGGTAGGCGAGCTTGGCAGCGCTGAGGCTGGCCCACTGCTTCTCGGTGTCGTTCAGCTCGCCGAGGCGGTTCCAGGTGTTGTAGGCGTTGATCCACCACTGGGTCTTGGTGTAGAGCTGCCCCAGGTAGGCCTGGTAGTCGCGGTTGCCCGTCTCCTGGTTGGCCGCGTAGAAGGCGTGGTCCACGGCGGCCTTCCACAGCGTGCGGTCGTAGAAGGGGACCGGGTAGGCCACGTCGGCCTGCACGGCGTACTCCTGGGCGCGGGCGAAGTTGTCAGTCGCGCTGAGGGTCGCGGGCGCGGGCAGCGCCGTGTCCTGCTGGGTCGTGGTGGTCTCGGTCGTCGTGGTGGTGGTCTCGGTGGTCGTCGTGCTGGTGTCCGTCGTGGGAGGCGTCGGGGTAGTGTCCTGCGCGGCAGCGAGGCCAGCCAGGGCAAACGCGGTCAGCATGAGAATCTTTTTCATATCGGAACGCATCTTAGGACGCTACCCTGACGGGCGTCCATCCGTCCCCACACCCTGTAAAGGGACTGTAAAGGAGCTTACCTTCACATGAGAAAAACGCTGATTCTCTCACTTGCCCTGGCCCCGCTTGCCCTGCATTCGGTCCAGGCCCAGACGGCGCCCGGCGCCCCCGCCTCCCCCCAGATCAGCTGGTTCAAGGACCTGAAAGTGATGTCCAGCGTCGCCATCGGTGAAGGTGGCGACCTCGTCTTCGTGGGGTCGGACTCGCGGATTCACCGCACCGACGCGCGCGGCGTCGAGAAGTGGAACTACGCGGCGGGCGACATCGGGCGCGCCAGCCCGGTGGTCACCCCCCAGGGCGGCGTGATCGCGGCGTCCTACGACGACCACGTGTACGCGCTCGACGGGTCGGGCAAGCTGCTGTGGCGCACCAAGCTCGACGGGGACATCTTCGCCAGCCCCGCCCTGCGCCCCGACGGCAGCGTGGTCGTGGCGACGGCGGGCGGCAGCGTCTACGCGCTCGGCCCCCAGGGGCAGGTGCTGTGGACCTTCAAAGTCGGGGCGCCGGTGTTCAGCAGCCCGGCGGTCGCGGGGGACGGCACCATCTATTTCGGCGCCCAGAACAACCAGCTGCACGCCCTCACCCCGCAGGGCCAGCTCAAATGGGCCTTCCGGGCCGGATCGCTGGTGTTCAGCAGCCCGGCGCTCGACCGCCAGGGCAACATCTATTTCGGCTCCAGCGACCGCCGCATCTACTCGCTCTCGCCGGACGGCAAACAGCGCTGGGTGCGCTCCACCGGCCTCTTTGTGAACGCCAGCCCCATCGTGACGGGGGACAACCTGGTGGTGGTGGGCAGCTACGACGGCAACGTGTACGCGGTCAACACCAGCGGCGAGGACGAGTGGGTCTACGCGGCCGGAGCGCCCGTCGCGGCGGCGGCGGTGCAGCTCGCGGACGGCAGCGTGGTCGTGCCCGACCTGAGCGGGACCGTCCACGCCATCGGTCCCGCCGGGCAGCCGCGCTGGAAGATCGCCAGCGGCAAGAAGATCGACACCAGCGTGGCCGTGAGTGACCAGGGGGTGCTGTACTTCGCCACCGAGGGCGGCGGCCTGAGCGCCGTCGCCCGGCAGGCGCCGCTGGCCGACGGTCCCTGGACCAGCTTCCGGGGTGTGCCCGCCGGGTGGGGCCGCGCGCTGACGGTCGCTGAGGCGGCCACCCGCACGGCCGCCAAACGCGCTGCGGTGGCCGCCGTGCTGGCGCAGGCGCCTGCCGCTGGCAACGCTCCTGGCAACGGTGCGGCGCGGCCCACGGCTCCCCGGCCCACCCCCGCTCAGGTGACCCCCCCCCAGGCGACGACGCCCCCCTCCCGCCCGGCGGCGCCCGCCGCTCCGGCCGCGCCCACCCGCACGCCCGAGGGCTACGCCCAGGCCGCCGGTCAGGCCGCGCGCAACATCGGCGGGCTGGTCCACCTCCCGCTGACCGAGGTGGCCGGGGCGCTGGGCACGCCTGTGCGTCTGCTCACGCCGCGCGCGGTCACCCTGGCCCTGCCCGCCCAGGGCGCGGCGACGGCGGCGGTCCAGACCCTGCCGGTCCGTTTCGTGGGCCGCGTCGCCTTCGTGCCGCTGGCGGCGCTGGCCGACCTGCCCGGCGTGAGCGTGGCGGCCCGGCGTGCCCCGGCAGGCGTCAACCTGACCTTCGCGGGGCGCACGCTCACCTTCCCGGTAAACCTCCCGGCCCTGGCGCCGCTGGTCGCCGCCCCCGAATACCAGCCGCTCGTGCGCCGCTGACGCCTGAGCCTGGCCGCGTCCGGAGGGAAAGGCGCGGCCAGGCTGCCTGCTTCCGGGGGGTTCCCCCTGGAGCCATCAAAAAACCCGCCGTGATGGCGGGCTTTCTGGGTGGTGGAGTCGAGGGGGATCGAACCCCTGACCTCGTCATTGCGAACGACGCGCTCTCCCAGCTGAGCTACGACCCCACGTTTTCGCGGCTGGCCCCCTCACAAAAGGGCGAGGCAGAATCTAGCACGCACCTTCCGGGCGCGCAAGGGGCGGGGGGGGGGCCAGCCGCGCGGGACCGCCTCCGGGACCTCCCTCACCGGGGCCGCGTAGACTCCTGGGCATGAGTGCCCCCTCGACGCCCGCCCAGCCGTCCCCGCCGGCCCACGAGGACCGCTTCGCCCACAAGTTCGGCCAGGAGGGCATCACCTTCGACGACGTGCTGCTGCTTCCCCGGCACTCCACGGTGCTGCCGCACGAGGTCGGCGTGGGGACGCAGCTCACCCGGCGGGTGCGGCTGAACATTCCCTTCGTGTCGGCGGCGATGGACACCGTGACCGAAACGGCCATGGCGGTGGCGATGGCCCGCGAGGGCGGCCTGGGGATCCTGCACAAGAACATGCCGGTGGACGCGCAGGCCGAGATGGTCCGCAAGGTCAAACGCAGCGAGAGCGGCATGATCGTCGACCCCATCACCCTGCCGCCGGGCGCTTCGGTCGGGGACGCTGAGCGCCTGATGGGCGAGTACCGCATCAGCGGCGTGCCCATCACCGATCCCGCCGGGCGGCTGCTGGGCATCATCACCAACCGCGACCTGCGTTTCGTGGAGGACCCGGCGACGCCCATCCGCGACGTGATGACCCGTGAGGAGCTGGTGACTGTGCCCGTGGGCACCACCCTGGAAGAAGCGCAGGCGATCTTCAAGCGCACCCGCATCGAGAAGCTGCTGGTGACCGACGCGGAAGGCTTCCTGAGGGGCCTGATCACCATCAAGGACCTCACCAAGCGGGTGAAGTATCCGCGCGCCGCCAAAGACGACCTGGGCCGCCTGCGGGTGGGCGCGGCCATCGGCGTGGGCGCCGACCTGATGGACCGGGCGGGCGCGCTGGTCGCGGCGGGGGCCGACGTGCTGGTGCTCGACAGCGCGCACGGCCACAGCCAGGGCATCCTGAACGCGCTGGCGCGGGTCAAGGAGACTTTCGACGTGGACGTGATCGCCGGGAACGTGGCGACCCGCACGGGAGCGCGGGACCTGATCGCGGCGGGGGCGGACGCGGTGAAGGTGGGGATCGGGCCGGGATGTTTTGCCGCCGGAACCCGCGTCCTGATGGCGGGCGGATACTACAAGAACATCGAGGACGTGAGGGTCGGCGACCGCGTGTTGAACATGCACGGGCAACCTGTCACGGTCCTGAACTCGTGGTGTACAGGCATCCGCGAAGTCGTCGCGGTGCGGCATGTCCACGCCCCGCGCGAGACGTTGGTCACGCCCGATCACCGTTACTGGGTAGGCGACCTGACGACCGTGAACGCGGCGTCCGTGAGTTCCAAGGGCTATGCCCGCTCACTGGCCCAGCCGACCCGCTTCGGCGAGGGCAAGCTCCGGTGGAAGGCGGTGGGGGAGACGCAGGGCGACGTGTTCCTGATGCCCCGTCAGCTCCACTTCGAGTTGCCCAGCTCGCTGGACATCAACCTGGGCGACTTTGCCGCCCGCCAAGGACAGCTTGAGCGGCGGTACCCGACGCGGATTCGGGAAAGCTATGATCTCGGCTACCTTTTCGGCACCTTCCTGGGCGATGGACACGCTTTCCTTAACCACAACGGCAGTGAGACCCGCGTGGGGTCGGAAATCGGGCGTGTGGACTGGTACTTTTCCCATGAGGAAGGGGAGATCGCCGACAAGCTGAGCGCGGCGGTTGCAGGGGTCACGGGTCAGACTCTGGCGCGGCAGCGTGTGGGAAACGTTCTCCACCTGCGTCTGTCCTCGCTGCCGTGGGCACGGCTCCTGGCGCAGTTTGGCAAGCGTCAGCACAAGAACTTGCCTCAGGCTTATCTGGCGGGGAACGGAGAGTACCTGCGCGGCCTGAAAGACGGCCTGATCGACAGTGACGGGTACATCGATGCCGATGGCCGCCAGTGCTTCGTGAACTCCTCGCGCGAGTTGCTGGAGCTGTTCGGGCTGCTGTGCCACCTGACCGACGGCAGTCTGCCGAACATGTCCGTCGAGCCGGGCAACCCGGGTGGCCTTCAGGGCGTGAAGGGCGACCTTCTCGACTCCTACCGCGCCCGGCTGAATGTCTCGCACGCCGCCCGGCAACTTCCCGAGTACGGGGCAGTCAAGCCGCTCTCACGGCGGGAACTCGGTCTCAGCCTGCCCGTCTACGACATCGAGGTGGATTGCCCGACCCACAGCTTCATCGCCGACAACGCGGTTGTCCACAACTCCATCTGCACCACCCGCGTCGTCACGGGGGTCGGCGTGCCGCAGATCACCGCGATCTTCGAGGCCTCGGCCGCCGCGCTGGAAGCCGGAATCCCGGTGATCGCGGACGGGGGCATCAAGCAGACGGGCGACGTGCCCAAGGCCATCGCGGCGGGGGCGAGCGCGGTGATGATGGGGTCCATGCTCGCCGGAACCGACGAGGCCCCCGGCGAGGTCGTGCTGCGCGACGGGCGCCGCTACAAGAGCTACCGGGGTATGGGGTCGCTGGGCGCGATGGACCAGGGATCGAGCGACCGCTACTTCCAGACGGGCAGCCGTAAGTTCGTGCCCGAGGGCATCGAGGGGATCATCGCCTACCGGGGCACGGCGGGCGAGGTGCTGTACCAGTTTGTCGGCGGCCTGCGCAGCAGCATGGGCTACTGCGGCGCGCCCGACCTGGATACCCTGCGCCGCGAGGCCCAGTTTGTCCGCATCACCGGGGCCAGCCTGATCGAGAGCCACCCCCACGGGGTCACCATCACGCAGGAGGCGCCCAACTACGGCGGGAAGTAGGGGCGCGGGGGGCACGGGAGAGGCGGGCTGGCGCGCGGACCGGGTTCCAACCCCCTCTTCCACGTTCCGCTACCCTCTACCCTGGGAGGCATGAAGCGTCTGCTCTCGGCCCCGCGCGAACCGGTCAACGCCCTGACCCACTGGGGCGGGGTGATCGCCGCGCTGGTCGCGCTGGGGCCGCTGCTGGGGTGGGCGGGGGCGCGCGGGCTGGCGCTGTGGCCCTTCGTGGTGTTCGGGCTGAGCATGGTGGGGCTGTACGCGGCGTCGGCCAGCTACCACTCCTTTCGTCCCGGCGAGCGCGGACTGCTGTGGCTGCGTAAGCTCGATCACGCGGGCATCTTTCTCCTGATCGCGGGCAGCTACACCCCGGTCGCGTATTTCGGGCTGGAGGGCCGCTGGCAGACGGGGGTGCTGGGCCTGATCTGGGGGATCGCCGGGGCCGGCATCCTGCTCAAGCTGCTCACCATGCGCCTGCCGCGCTGGGTGAGCACGCTGCTGTATCTGGGGATGGGCTGGCTGGCGCTGGCCTTTTTGCCGCAACTCGCGCGCAACCTGCCCCCGGCGGCGATCTTCTGGCTGGCGGCGGGCGGCGTGCTGTACTCGGTCGGCGCGGTGGTCTACGGCACCCGGCGCTGGAACCCGCGTCCGGGGACGTTCGGGTTCCACGAGATCTGGCACCTCTTTGTGCTGGGCGGCACGGGCGCGCACCTGACGATGATGTTTCACCTGCGCTAGGGCCGGGGGGGCCGCCGGAGCGTCAAGGGTCCCTTTCCTTTAGGGATTCCTGACGTGCCGGGGGGCGGCGCGGCCGTACGCTACCCGCAGCCCGGTCCCCCTTCAGCGCCGGTCCTCCCCGCCGGAGGTGTCACCATGTACCTGCGTATCGACAAGCTACAGTTCGACCTGCCTCTTCCCGAAGAGCGCAACCCCAACGCTGCCGCCACCGTGCAGGAGCTGTTCGGCGGACGCTTCGGGGAGATGTCCACCCTGATGAACTACACCATGCAGTCGTTCAACTTCCGGGGCAAAAAGGAACTCAAGCCGTATTACGACCTGATCTCCACCATCGCCACCGAGGAGCTGGGCCACATCGAACTGGTCGCGGCGACCATCAACGCGCTGCTGGCCGGGCCGGACGTGAAGGGCCGCGAGGACCCGGCCGACCCCACCACCACGCCGCTCGACTTTTCCATCCACATGCGCAACGCCCAGAACTTCATCGCGGGCGGGCCGGGCGCGATGGTCCAGGACTCGCGCAACATCCCCTGGACGGGCGACAACGTGTTTTCCAGCGGGAACCTCGTGCTGGACCTGCTGCACAACTTCTTCCTGGAAAGCGGCGCGCGGCAGCAGAAACTGCGGGTGTACGAGTCGGTGTCCGACCCGGTCGCCAAGGCCCTGACCGGCTACCTGCTGGTGCGCGGCGGCGTGCATCAGGTCGCCTACGCCAAGGCGCTGGAAACCCTGACCGGCGTGGAGATGACCAAGATGCTGCCGGTGCCGCACATCGCCACCGAAAAGATCCCCGAATCCAAGCGGCTGATGGACCAGGGCATTCACCTGCGGCTCTACCGCATGAGTCC
Protein-coding sequences here:
- a CDS encoding sigma-70 family RNA polymerase sigma factor; this encodes MTPEPDILTPETLARLTSGEEAAWHAFVSAHEARMYAYLYRLEGNAEDALDLTQEVFYRAWRSIRTFRPGERVLPWLYQVARNTQIESHRRKQLQRFSLEEAREDVGFEVTSAARSPVQAAESADAQDRVQRALMQLPGDYREAVVLRFVEDLPYDEIARIQGVAVGTAKSRVFRAKEQLAELLAGAADVH
- a CDS encoding FUN14 domain-containing protein, whose product is MLPDTLSTAPVSEALRPLLPDLSVGAVLGFATGYALKRLGRLALLALGLLFLTLQLLVSFDLVTVNWPRVQALADPLLRQGGELGTDWLARVLTARLPFAGAFTAGLLLGLRVRG
- the tsaB gene encoding tRNA (adenosine(37)-N6)-threonylcarbamoyltransferase complex dimerization subunit type 1 TsaB, whose product is MSAPAAPVTLALDTATPFLTLALSWPGGALTLSQEVGRAHAERLADETGALFGRAGLPFRADALVIGTGPGSYTGVRVGASYALGLGRVWGAPVRGVATLEALVRGVDGPGPEGRVAVSLDARRGNVYGAVYEVRGGVVAGVVHPPRKLPLEEFEALASGLPHHRDPAPDGLALLRAGQDHGQADWALAYL
- a CDS encoding citrate/2-methylcitrate synthase, whose product is MTNTANVAKGLEGVLFTESKLTFINGSEGILTHLGIPIQEWAENSTFEELSLALLDGKLPGAAELAAFDAELKANRAVPQALLDVIAAMPRGVHPMQALRTAVSYLGLLDPQAEETSEAARRAISVRLIAQFSTVIAAVSRAQDGQAAVAPRMDLTHAGNFLYMLTGKEPSPEQARLFDIALVLHADHGMNASTFTAIATASTLSDMYSCVTSAVGALKGPLHGGANEAVMDMLDEVGTPEKAEAYITDKLDRKEKIMGVGHRVYKYFDPRSRVLRDYAEHVASKEGKSTYYQILETIEKIVVERMGAKGIYPNVDFYSGTVYSDLGIRKEYFTPIFALARISGWCASVIEYTRDNRLLRPDAVYTGERDQTYVPLQDRA
- a CDS encoding MBL fold metallo-hydrolase; this encodes MTVSALTRVHGTLHALQVPIPYPMKTVTVLIDTAGPVTLIDTALDTPEARGAIEGGLAELGLHWPDVERVIITHHHPDHYGLAGLVEERSGAAVQLLDVEIGRGERYWHLWEDWLPGHVKHMQDHGLPPELLATLEHDSRRTRDRVQPAARVQPLREGQLVPLAGGEWEVLWLPGHADGHLGLWNAEESLLIAGDAILPRISPNIGLYAYTRPDPLGDYLQTLGKLEALNPARAVVGHHGPLMTGVQARARELRGHHHERLDFVRAEAGREARSAYALSLAMFPRDLNTAGRRFALAETLAHAEHLRLLGQLARTWQEGAWVYHG
- a CDS encoding metallophosphoesterase family protein, translating into MQVLLLSDTHGLLRPEVLGLARQAGAVLHAGDVGKEAVLEALREATPGPVHAVRGNVDRTPPLSRLPTTLLLDLGGVWVYLLHDLQDLDLSPQVAGVSLVVSGHTHQPGLEQRGGVTFLNPGSAGPRRFRLPVACAWLRVRSGTFEVEPVTLQP
- a CDS encoding PQQ-binding-like beta-propeller repeat protein — its product is MRKTLILSLALAPLALHSVQAQTAPGAPASPQISWFKDLKVMSSVAIGEGGDLVFVGSDSRIHRTDARGVEKWNYAAGDIGRASPVVTPQGGVIAASYDDHVYALDGSGKLLWRTKLDGDIFASPALRPDGSVVVATAGGSVYALGPQGQVLWTFKVGAPVFSSPAVAGDGTIYFGAQNNQLHALTPQGQLKWAFRAGSLVFSSPALDRQGNIYFGSSDRRIYSLSPDGKQRWVRSTGLFVNASPIVTGDNLVVVGSYDGNVYAVNTSGEDEWVYAAGAPVAAAAVQLADGSVVVPDLSGTVHAIGPAGQPRWKIASGKKIDTSVAVSDQGVLYFATEGGGLSAVARQAPLADGPWTSFRGVPAGWGRALTVAEAATRTAAKRAAVAAVLAQAPAAGNAPGNGAARPTAPRPTPAQVTPPQATTPPSRPAAPAAPAAPTRTPEGYAQAAGQAARNIGGLVHLPLTEVAGALGTPVRLLTPRAVTLALPAQGAATAAVQTLPVRFVGRVAFVPLAALADLPGVSVAARRAPAGVNLTFAGRTLTFPVNLPALAPLVAAPEYQPLVRR